In Dromiciops gliroides isolate mDroGli1 chromosome 4, mDroGli1.pri, whole genome shotgun sequence, one DNA window encodes the following:
- the ZNHIT3 gene encoding zinc finger HIT domain-containing protein 3 isoform X1, with translation MASGGMRGVCTVCKEVPKYRCPACRDPYCSVSCYKKHKEQCISKPSPVKNGDSDTHIVKTKFLEDKGNDWSVADILDSDDEKDRVSIQKLKDLGNSKELRNLLTNPHLRQLLINIDQAEDKETLMKSHMQEPLFVEFADCCLRIVDPPEKENTLDVEG, from the exons ATGGCTTCAGGAGGAATGCGGGGTGTATGTACCGTGTGCAAGGAGGTGCCCAAGTACCGTTGTCCCGCTTGCCGCGACCCTTA CTGCTCCGTGTCCTGCTACAAGAAGCACAAAG aGCAATGTATTTCAAAACCTTCTCCTGTGAAAAATGGAGACTCAGATACGCATATTGTGAAAACAAAGTTTTTGGAGGACAAAG GTAATGATTGGTCAGTGGCTGATATTCTGGACAGTGATGATGAAAAGGACAGAGTCTCTATTCAGAAGTTGAAGGACCTGG GAAACTCTAAGGAATTAAGGAACTTATTGACCAATCCCCACCTCCGACAGTTGCTGATCAACATTGACCAGGCAGAAGACAAAGAGACACTCATGAAAAGCCATATGCAAGAGCCCTTGTTTGTGGAGTTTGCTGACTGCTGTCTGAGAATCGTTGATCCTCctgagaaagaaaacactttgGATGTAGAGGGGTGA
- the ZNHIT3 gene encoding zinc finger HIT domain-containing protein 3 isoform X2 — MASGGMRGVCTVCKEVPKYRCPACRDPYCSVSCYKKHKGNSKELRNLLTNPHLRQLLINIDQAEDKETLMKSHMQEPLFVEFADCCLRIVDPPEKENTLDVEG; from the exons ATGGCTTCAGGAGGAATGCGGGGTGTATGTACCGTGTGCAAGGAGGTGCCCAAGTACCGTTGTCCCGCTTGCCGCGACCCTTA CTGCTCCGTGTCCTGCTACAAGAAGCACAAAG GAAACTCTAAGGAATTAAGGAACTTATTGACCAATCCCCACCTCCGACAGTTGCTGATCAACATTGACCAGGCAGAAGACAAAGAGACACTCATGAAAAGCCATATGCAAGAGCCCTTGTTTGTGGAGTTTGCTGACTGCTGTCTGAGAATCGTTGATCCTCctgagaaagaaaacactttgGATGTAGAGGGGTGA
- the LOC122754768 gene encoding lysophosphatidic acid receptor 1-A-like — MTLHENCSWNGSQLWSPQLVLVLGIPQITLNILSLVSNGVVIIVILASHDLHHPIFMLFGNLALSDLLSSSSGLWISVLFLTHPDNTIRGSRDLLVPYALYATSILSTIYNLVSIGMERYLMVVGGGLRAPARVSKRKVMTVVLANWALAITLGSLPLLSWNSLDSGCQPSELYGPFCIDYLIFITVPHCVAALALPLFSYLNIVLVLKKQEAAMESHGGGGSRSAEVPVIRTSIAIWLLTLASYAPFFAGVLVDVAAWHCPEDLYPGFLVFRNVTAIMITLNALGNPVLYTLKQSDIDSETQLLSTSCCSPTPTGEDPTKPIKSPHAPQNSGETRLLLEIHVVFPSTPAYPHAARILGAVLPGSSRRSERGSISQAWLWPGLGPDWRVLNTLPDTLAMHPT; from the exons ATGACTTTGCATGAGAATTGTTCCTGGAATGGCAGCCAGCTGTGGAGCCCACAGCTGGTATTGGTACTAGGCATCCCTCAGATAACTCTCAACATCCTGTCCCTGGTCTCCAATGGGGTGGTCATCATAGTCATCTTGGCATCCCATGATCTCCACCACCCCATCTTCATGCTCTTTGGCAACCTGGCGTTGTCAGACCTCTTGTCCAGCTCATCGGGCCTCTGGATCTCCGTGCTATTCCTGACCCATCCAGACAATACCATCCGTGGTTCCCGTGATCTGCTGGTACCATATGCCCTTTATGCCACCTCCATCCTTTCCACCATCTACAACCTGGTCAGTATTGGTATGGAGCGGTACCTGATGGTGGTGGGTGGGGGACTGAGGGCTCCAGCCAGGGTATCCAAGAGAAAAGTAATGACTGTGGTCTTGGCTAACTGGGCCCTTGCAATCACTCTGGGTTCACTACCTCTGCTGTCTTGGAACAGCCTGGACAGTGGTTGCCAGCCTTCGGAACTCTATGGTCCCTTCTGTATAGACTACCTCATCTTCATCACCGTCCCTCACTGTGTGGCGGCTTTGGCTCTGCCCCTTTTCAGCTACCTGAATATTGTGTTGGTGCTGAAGAAGCAGGAGGCTGCCATGGAGAGTCATGGAGGAGGGGGGTCCAGATCAGCTGAGGTTCCAGTGATCCGAACCAGCATTGCTATCTGGCTGCTGACTCTGGCTTCCTACGCTCCCTTCTTTGCTGGTGTTCTGGTGGATGTGGCTGCCTGGCATTGCCCTGAGGATCTATATCCTGGCTTCTTGGTGTTCCGAAATGTGACGGCCATTATGATCACCCTTAATGCCCTAGGGAACCCTGTGCTTTACACTCTCAAG CAAAGTGACATCGACTCTGAAACACAGCTCCTCAGCACTTCATGCTGCTCGCCCACCCCTACTGGAGAAG ATCCTACGAAACCTATTAAGTCTCCCCATGCCCCACAAAATTCCGGAGAAACTCGCCTACTCCTAGAGATCCACGTGGTCTTTCCTTCTACCCCCGCCTACCCACATGCAGCTCGAATACTTGGAGCTGTACTACCTGGGTCTAGTAGGAGGAGCGAACGAGGATCGATTAGTCAGGCCTGGCTGTGGCCTGGGCTGGGCCCGGATTGGAGGGTTCTGAATACACTTCCGGACACGCTCGCGATGCACCCTACTTAG